The window AGGACTACAATGAACCCAAGGCCTTAGTGTTTGGAAACACTATGGAAAAGGATGTGTGTATATTATGCAGGCTTGTTTTAATCTACTACAAAATCTGTCTGATTAGATATCTCTGTGTTTTAAGGACATCGGACTGTGTGTAGGGTACATGTAAGAAAAGCATGAAACTTTTTAGTTTTCTTCAAAAATCTGtataggtactgtatatatattgctTCATATCAGTTTTACAAACACATTTACATCAAATACATCATAATAAATATAGCTTTTGGGGACAATGATTTTTTTGTTTTCCGATTCTGATAATTGAGATGGATTTAGTGGCGGTGCGTCTGTTTCTATGAGGAGTACTCCTCGTACTCCTCTGCACTTCGGCGTCCGAAGTCCATCCAGCCCAGGTAGTCTCTGTCCTTTATCTTGTGGCTGGGACCCGGACCGCTGGCTCTGCTGCTCAGGGACGAGCTCCTCTGGAAGGATCCTGGAACCAGGGAATTTGTGGGGTTACTTTTTTCCAGCACAAtccttcagctttttaccaaagaAATGGCGGTTGTGCCTTGTTTAAATCCCAGATTGCCCTTTTAAATACTACATTATATTCTAATGCATATGGatataatatatatttctatgtCTGGAACAGAGACAGATGTCACATAGCATCTATACTGTAACGGGCACTGGAGTCTCCTGTTGGAATAACCTTATTAATTTGATTGTATCATTAGATGAAAGAACATAGTATAATTATTCCTAGAAAGCATCCCATCCGTATGACTGTTTGGGATCATGATAACACAACTCCTTGATATGTTGGATCATGTTTCTTAACCATTTTTTGTTCCAGGGATCAGGGAAGACCTATTGGATTAAAACAAATGAACACTTGTTAATTGACTAAATCAGTGTTGGCTAGCTATCTGCTGGAACCATTCAGCAACATCCGCTCAGCATCATCCCAGGGACTGGTGCCGGTCAGTCATTATCAATCCACTGGAGACACTGACTCTTTCATTCTTTGGCATGTACTTCTGTGTGTAAATGTTCTGGCACTCTTCAGAGGAGTTAAGGATGTCTACAAACCGCACTAACCTACACAACTTTTGTAGAGTGCCTTTTAAAATGGCAAAATATAGCCATTTATTTGATTGTTTATAAAAGTCAAAAAGTCCAGTTCGAGCAGGGCCAGACAACAGCAGCATGACAAAGCCATGACTGGATTGTGACAACACCCAGAGAGATGAATGATGACAGAGGAGGAggcacggagagagagggaggctttCTTTCTCTAACGATGTCATATTTCTTCATCTCTCTGTTACGTGATGAAAACCACCGGAGGGAAGGCCTCCTCTCAGTCTGGATAATTCCCACTATCAACTTTCTCCTCCATGGCTGTCTGTCTCATACTGTGGGACTTCTCTTCCTTCTCAGAGGGAAAGTGCTTTAACTATAGAGATGGGAAAGCTATCAGAGTGGAGATGATGCTAATCCAAAACTCATACAAGGTCACTGTCCTGAGccacaaatggtaccctattccctaaatagtgcactacttttgatcagagtgcTATGTGccttggtcaaagtagtgcactacatagagaatacgGTGACTTAATACATGACTTAATATAATTGGTGACTTAGTTCATGAGTGAGGGATACTaggattgtgataacatacaacCCTAGAATATGATATTTATGAACAAACCTTTAACATTGTTCTAATTTACTTTAACAAACATTTAACAGATGTCATGGCTTACCTTTCCTGGATATCAATCTTGCCAGTAGTTCGTGCAGACTGGTGCGGGGGTCCTCTGCCTCGTCCTCTGACGGTTTGGAGAAGGGGGTGAGCTGGCCACTGGAGGGCGCTGAGCGGGTGTGGCGTGTGTGTTGGGGAGACATAACGCTGTCGAGCTGGGGGGGCTCAGGCTTGTCCTCATCCTGCGAGTGCGACGGGCGCCCCAAACTGCTGCTAGAGAACGCAGCCAGCAGTACACATACACAGATGCCTGCATTCATTGCTGACGGAgggggcacagagagagagggagggggcacagagagagggagagagggagggggcacagagagagagagagatggacagaacaTCAGAAAAGATTAGCATCAAAAGAGAACATGAATTAACATCTCTGCATAGATCTGTATTACATTTgagtctatttaaaaaaaatacattttacaaggaATACCATGATATGTTTTACAAGGAATACCATGATACATTTTACAAGGAATACCATGATACATTTTACAAGGAATACCATTGATTACATTTTACAAGGAATACCATGATACATTTTACAAGGAATACCATGATATTTTTACAAGGAATACCATGATACATTTTACAAGGAATACCATGATATGTTTTACAAGGAATACCATGATACATTTTACAAGGAATACCATGATAATTTTACAAGGAATACCATGATATGTTTTACAAGAATACCATGATACATTTTACAGGATACCATGATACATTTTACAAGGAATACCATGATACGTTTTACAAGGAATACCATGATATTTTACAAGGAATACCATGATACTTTTACAAGGAATACCATGATACGTTATCAAGCGAATACCATGATATGTTTTACAAGGAATACCATGATACGTTTTTACAAGGAATACCATGATAACATTTTACAAGGAATACCATGATACATTTTACAAGGAATACCATGATACGTTTTACAAGGAATACCATGATATGTTTTACAAGGAATACCATGATATGTTTCTCATGACACAACTGAAACCTTTGTGTTGCATTATGCAGCACAGGGGTAGAAGGCAATTATCCAAAACAATACATTTGGTTAAAACAAAATTAAAGTGCCCTTTCCCACCCAATATGAATTGACCAATCATATAAGTTGTAGGGTAGTAATACTGACGGATGAGTCTTTCCTGTTGTAATATAATCCTGGAGGAAAGGACCAACACAATTAGGCAGCGATCCATGTTATCGGCTTCTTCAGCTTCCAGTCAGGAGAATTTACTTTTCTACCATAAGACGCCTCAGAGGCAGAAAAAACAGACTCTTCTCTGTTTAAAGAGCCATTGGAAAGTACTCTCCAGGGTGAAGATGTCTGTGATTTCACACCACCATACCACCAATGGACTAGTGAATAATTCATGTAGATTCAACAAACAAGAACTGTCTGGGTTGTATAGAATTAAAACAAATATAGAGGGACAGCAATCCAAAGGAAGGTATATCCAGGCAGCAATAATACACCAGATATTTAACAGGAGTCAGGACACACCATCATTTCTCAAACTAGCTACAGTGACTGACTGTCGATACATTCATTCAAGACAGATTTCATATGAAAAACACAATTGCGTCCTCACGTAATTGACTGGAACCCAGTCGGATTATTCCACTCATTGACCTGAACTTAAACCCTGTACTTCAATTGTAGAGAACCCATTGTGCAAGGAATTAGTCCCATGCTCCAAGTGTTCATTAAGCTTCTTTACTGATAACCACAGCGCCCTCATAGAAGAAAAATTAGAAAAATAAATAGCCACACAAAGTTCAATTACCTTCAGTTAGTCCACACAGGCTGGGCTCAACAGTCTGGtaacagtggaggagaggaggaggagtgtacAGTAGAGGGAGTACAGCTGGAACAGACAGCGGGAAACTTCTCCTGAAGGTGCAGGAGTGACCCTTATATACCCGGAGTGGGAGGGCCGTACCCTTGGTCCCTGGAGCGGAGCTTTTGCATCCTGTCATGTATTTGCGCATCGCTGACGCAGTAACGGGATAGACGCACTCACCGCCTCCTTCAGAGAGGGACAGGGCACCACCCTGAACCCACTACACTCCccacgctcctctctcctctcctctgatgcTGACGCACTAgggaacaagagggagagagggtcaaagatcataacAACCACTccccacacccccctcccccaaaaacaaGGAACCCatggtcgtattcattaggacacttttttaaattattgggTGTGTTCAGGTATAATCACTCatagtttcagtccattttcttccatttggttcctaatgaatatgacccagaagTAAGCCCCTCTCCTAGACCCCAGTCATCAGCCTCAGTCTCCAGACAGTGATAGGCTAATCCTTCTCCCTCATAAGAGAGACTGCTGCCTGATTAATATGGGGATGCACATCTGGCTGTGTGCCTGGGAATGAAACACAAGGCACGATCTCTTAAAGGTCTTTTAAAGTTGTCTAACTGAAGGACGTGGAGATGATGTTTTTTCAGGATTACAttcataccacaggaggttggtagctACTTAATTGGGGCGGAAGTGGTAATGGTTGgagtggaataagtggaatggtttCAAATACATCAGACACACGATCTCCATGTGTTTAATGCCGCTCCGTGTtttggacattattatgagccatcctcccctcagcagcctcctgtgattcaTACACTGTATCGTTAGAGAATTAAACAgtctcctcccctcagcagcctcctgtgattatTAAAACAGTTCTCCTCATCAGCCAGCTCCTGTGATTCATACACTGTATCGTTAGAGAATTAAACAGTCTtctcccctcatcagcctcctGTGATTCATACACTGTATCGTTAGAGAATTAAACAGTCTTCTCCTCATCAGCCTCCTGTGATTCATACACTGTATCGTTAGAGAATTAAACGTTCTCTCCCCTCACAGCCTCCTGTGATTCATACACTGTATCGTTAGAGAATTAAACATTCTCTCCCTCATCAGCCTCCTGTGATTCATACACTGTATCGTTAGAGAATTAAA is drawn from Salvelinus sp. IW2-2015 unplaced genomic scaffold, ASM291031v2 Un_scaffold4816, whole genome shotgun sequence and contains these coding sequences:
- the ccka gene encoding cholecystokinin a, giving the protein MNAGICVCVLLAAFSSSSLGRPSHSQDEDKPEPPQLDSVMSPQHTRHTRSAPSSGQLTPFSKPSEDEAEDPRTSLHELLARLISRKGSFQRSSSLSSRASGPGPSHKIKDRDYLGWMDFGRRSAEEYEEYSS